GAACGTTTGTCGATGCCCCGCAATCGTCTTGCGCTCACCGAATACACCCGGCTCAAACTGGCAGACCTGAATACGTTGCGCCTGCTGGACCTGAGCTACAACCCGCTGGATAAACTGGTGGATGTCAGCCGGATGCGTGACTTGCATACCCTGTTGCTGCAGGACACCAAAATCGTCGATTTACCTGCTGGGCTTGCGCGCTTGGCCCACCTGGAGCAAGTGGACCTGCGTAATAACTTGATAACTATATTGCCTGAGTGGTTATTTACGGCGCCGCGTAGTTTCAGCCAGTCGATTGACCTGGGCGGTAACCCGCTCTCCAGCACGACGGTAACGGCACTTACGCGTTACCGCGATGAAGTGGGTATTGGCATGGGCTATGTAGAGGACGATCAGCCACGCATGACCGAGCTGAAGGCCAGGGCATTGTGGTTGCCGGACGCGGTAGCGGCCCGAGAGGCCCACAAGTCTATCGTTTGGGCTAACCTTCGGGATGACCCGGAATCGACGCCGTTGTTTCACTTGCTGGCTGAACTGTCCGGTACTGCCGACAGTCATCATGTGCGCGAGGATATGACCCAGCGGGTCTGGGATGTGTTGCAGTCCACCCACGACAGTGTCGATCTGCGCGAGCAGGTTTTCCAACTGGCAGCACATCCGGCAAATTGCGCAGATGATGCCGCGCAGATTTTCAGTCAGATGGAGGTTTTGAAGGAGGTCGAAAAGGCCACGCAGCAAGCTGCTCGTGTACAGGGCCACTCCGGGGCGCTGCTGAACTTGGGCCGAGGTTTGTTTCGCCTCAGTGAGCTGGAGAAAATTGCGGCCACCTACGCAATCGAAAACGCGTCTGTAGACCCGCTGGAAGTCAGCCTCGCATTCCGGGTCGGGTTGGCCAGGATCCTGCAGTTGCCGGGGCAGCCCAAGCACATCCAATATGGAGAATTTGCCAATGTGACCCGCGACAGTCTGGAGGTGGCGCAATCCCAAGTGCGCACGGCAGAGCTGTCCCCCACGTTCTTGCGTTTTATTTCACAGTTAGCGTTCTGGAAAACCCACCTCAAACAGCAATTTTCCGCTGAGTTCCAGTCGGCGACCGGGCCCTTTGATACGCAGCAGCAAGCACTTTTTGAGAACAGCCAGAACCTCACCGACGCAGAGTACCTCAAGCAAATGGAGGCCCTGCGTTTGCCGCGCCGGCAGGCAATTATCGAAGTGGTAGAGCGCCTCACCCAGCAGATGTTGAGGCAGCAGGAATTGGGTATTTGCCATGTTCCCGGGGACTAGGCATCCGGCCGGTGATTGATCCACGGCAAGCGTGTTGGAATTCCTTGACTGTCGAGGTGCCCAATCCGCTAGTCTTGAGCCATCTTCAAATGGAGCTGCCCATGTTCGAATCCGCCGAAATCGGTCACGCCATCGACAAAGACACCTATGACGCCGAAGTGCCGGCCCTGCGTGAAGCTTTGCTGGAAGTGCAGTACGAGCTGCAACAGCAGAAGCGCTTCCCGGTGATCATCCTGATCAACGGCGTCGAGGGCGCGGGCAAGGGCGAAACCGTCAAGCTGCTCAACGAGTGGATGGACCCGCGTCTGATCGAGGTGCGCACCTTCGACCAGCAGACCGACGAAGAACTGGCACGCCCCCCGGCGTGGCGCTATTGGCGTCAGCTGCCAGCCAAAGGCCGCATGGGCATCTTTTTCGGCAACTGGTACAGCCAGATGCTGCAAAGCCGTGTGCATGGCCAGATCAAGGACGCGCGCCTGGACCAGGCCATCGCCGGTGCCGAGCGCCTGGAAAAGATGCTCTGCGATGAAGGCGCGCTGATCTTCAAGTTCTGGTTCCACCTGTCCAAAAAGCAGATGAAGGCGCGGCTCAAGGCGCTGGCCGACGACCCGCTGCACAGCTGGCGCATCAGCCCGCTGGACTGGCAGCAGTCCGAGACCTACGACAAGTTTGTGCATTTTGGCGAGCGCATCCTGCGCCGTACCAGCCGCGACTACGCGCCGTGGCATGTGATCGAAGGCGTGGATGCGCATTACCGCAGCCTCACGGTGGGCAAGATCCTGCTCGAAAGCCTGCAAAACGCCCTGAAACTGCCCAAAGGCAAGGCCAGCGGCATGAACCCGGCGCCGTTGATCGCCTCGGTGGACAAGAAGAGCCTGCTCGACAGCCTCGACCTGACCCTGCGCCTGGAAAAAGACGATTACGAAGAACAGCTGATTACCGAGCAGGCGCGCTTCTCCGGCTTGATGCGCGACAAGCGCATGCGCAAGCACGCATTGATCACCGTGTTTGAAGGCAACGATGCGGCGGGCAAGGGCGGGGCGATCCGCCGCGTGGCCGCGGCGCTGGACCCGCGCCAGTACCATATCGTGCCGATTGCCGCACCGAGCGAAGACGAGCGCGCCCAGCCGTATCTATGGCGGTTCTGGCAGAAGATTCCGGCACGCGGCATGTTCACCGTGTTCGACCGCTCCTGGTACGGCCGCGTGTTGGTGGAGCGCATCGAAGGCTTCTGCACCCCCGCGGACTGGATGCGCGCCTATGGCGAGATCAATGACTTCGAAGAGCAACTGCGCGATGCGGGCGTGATCGTGGTCAAGTTCTGGCTGGCCATCGACAAAGACACGCAGTTGGAACGCTTCCAGGCCCGCGAAGAAATCCCCTTCAAGCGCTTCAAGATCACCGAAGACGACTGGCGCAACCGCGACAAGTGGGACGACTACCGGGCCGCCGTCGGCGACATGGTCGACCGTACCAGCACCGAAGTGTCGCCCTGGACCCTGGTGGAAGCCAATGACAAGCGCTGGGCGCGGGTAAAAGTGCTGCGCACCATCAACCGCGCGCTGGAAGAGGCGTTCGACAAGACCGACAAGCACGATAAAAAGAAAAAGAAATAGCGGCGGCAGGTTTTGTGGCGAGCAAGCTCGCTCGCCACCCTAACTGTGTTCGTCATCAGTCTCCATGCTTTTGCATATGCCAGGTGAATGATCGTCGCGGTTGGGCAGGCCCGGCTCTATGCTCGGTCCATCTCCCAACCACAAGATCGAGGTAGCCCATGCGTGAAGTAGTGATCGTCGACAGCGTGCGAACCGGCCTGGCCAAGTCCTTTCGTGGCAAGTTCAACCAGACGCGCCCGGATGACATGGCGGCCCATTGCGTCAACGCGTTGCTGACCCGTAATGGTATCGACCCGGCGACGGTCGAGGATTGCATTGTCGGCGCCGGCTCCAACGAAGGCGCCCAGGGCTACAACATCGGGCGTAACGTGGCGGTGCTCTCGCAATTGGGCACCGGGACAGCGGGCATGACCCTCAACCGGTTCTGTTCCTCGGGCTTGCAGGCAATTGCGATCGCGGCCAACCAGATTGCCTCGGGCTGCAGCGACATCATCGTTGCCGGTGGCGTCGAGTCCATCAGCCTGACCATGAAAAGCGTCAACACCGACAACCTGATCAACCCTTTGCTTAAAGAGCAGGTGCCGGGCATCTACTTCCCCATGGGCCAGACTGCCGAGATCGTCGCGCGCCGCTATAACGTCAGCCGAGAAGACCAGGACCTGTACGCCCTGCAAAGCCAGCAGCGTACCGCCCAGGCCCAGGCCGACGGCTTGTTCAACGATGAAATCGTGCCGATGGCGGTCCAGTACAAGGTCGAAGACAAGCATACCGGCGAGGTGCAGGTGCTCGATGGCGTGGTCGACCGCGACGACTGCAACCGCCCGGACACCACACTGGCCAGCCTCAATGGCCTTAAACCGGTGTTTGCCGAAGACGGTTCGGTGACAGCGGGCAACTCCTCGCAGTTGTCCGATGGCGCTTCGATGACTCTGGTGATGAGCCTGGAAAAAGCCCTGCAACTGGGGCTCACGCCCAAGGCGTTTTTCCGTGGTTTTACCGTGGCCGGTTGCGAGCCGGACGAAATGGGCATCGGCCCGGTGTTCTCAGTGCCAAAACTGCTCAAGGCCAAGGGCTTGCAGGTGGCGGATATCGACCTGTGGGAGCTTAACGAGGCGTTTGCCTCGCAGTGCCTCTATGCCCGCAATCGCCTGCAAATCGACAATGCCAAATACAACGTCAACGGCGGCTCGATCTCCATTGGCCACCCGTTCGGCATGACCGGGTCGCGGCAGGTCGGGCACCTGGTGCGTGAGCTGCAGCGACGTAACCTGCGCTACGGCATCGTCACCATGTGCGTGGGCGGTGGCATGGGCGCCACCGGGTTGTTTGAGGCGGTGCGTTAGTCAACCAACAGTTCGTACTCGATCACTACACAGGGGGAGCATGCTCCCCCTGTGTACGTCTGCAGTTCAGTCATAACCCTGTTGCACTTTGCTTTAGTTAATTAGTGGGCATGACCCAATAATGACTGGTACTTTCCAATGCATGTAATCCTGGTCCTACAGAGGCCAGTGGTGCTGAATTATTCTCATTAATCTGCATGTAGGCTAATTCCTTCAGTCGATTTTAAAGTTTTGGCAAAAGGCCATACTTTTCCCGCGCGTCGTGATATCTCCAGGCTACTTAGTTAAGGGAAATGGACGGCTTACTTACCAAAGTGTGAGGTGGAGAATTGCCCTGCGTTGAGAGATTTCCTGAATAGCAATACAACTAGTTGGAAAAACAGTTCAGGAATCATCGCCTCAACAGCACGGGTTATAACCGCTCGTTTAATCAGCCCTGCACCGACCTGTGGCAGAGCTTCTTTAAAGACACCTGGTAATTAAGTGGGAATCTGTTAATGAAAACCAAAATGAAAGCTGCGCTGTTGTCTATCGGTCTGTTGGCCGGCTCGATCTCTGTTGCGCAGGCAGCAGACGGAACCGTCACGTTTCTGGGGTCGGTGCACTCGGGTGCTTGCTCTATCAAGCCTGACTCTGTGGATCAGACCGTTCGCCTGGGTGCGATTGCCAAACACCAACTGGAGTCGGGCGGCAAGTCTGAAGCCCGTCGTGTGCTGATCGAGCTTGAAGGCTGCGACCTGTCCGGCCTGACCGATAACACCGTGACCACAACCTTTACCGGCGCGCCTTCCAGCGCGGTCCCTGGCGCGATCGGTACGGTCGGCGGTGCAGGCGGCGTGGGCATCATGATGACCCACGGCGGCGACCTGATCGAACTGGGCACACCCACTACTCCGCAGGCCATCGCCGCCGGTAATAACACCCTGGAGTTCGGTGCCTACGTACAAGGCGCCGCCACCGACCCTATCATCCCGGGCGATTTCAGCGCCGTCACCAACTTCACCTTGGCTTATCAGTAAGTTTTGCTCCCCGCCACCCTGTGTGGCGGGGGGACGCTGACGGGAGATCCAGGTGAATACATTCATACGCCTCGCATTCGCCTCTTCATTGACGACATTCATCGGTCCTTGCGTATTTGCCCAGGCGACTTCGCAAGGTGATGGCGTCGTCCTGCTCGGAGGAGAAGTCGTTGACTCAGCCTGTGGGCTGGAACTGAGCAGTATCGATCAGACCATCGAAATGCCACCGGAGCCGGTTGGCCGGCTGCTACGCAACACGCGCGGCGAAGACCATCCCTTCCAGTTGCGCCTGGTCAATTGCACGCTGACTCGCCCGGACCCGTCGCGCCCAGGGGCAACCCTGCCTGACTGGGAGCACATGCGGGTGACGTTTGACGGCGCAACCGACCGGGCCGGGCTTTCCTTCGCGGTGTCGGGTGCCTCGCAGGGGGTTGCGCTGCACATCATTGACGCTGCCGGCGAAGAGAGTATTCCCGGGCAGCGAATGTCACCCACGCCTCTATCGGTGGGCGATATGACCCTCAACTACAGGTTCTATCTGGTCGGTAATGGACTGCCGCTGGTCGTGGGTGCTCACACCGCGGCAGTGCGGTTCAAGTTGGAATACTTTTGAATAGTGATGGACAGGCGTTCATGTTGAATACAGCGAAGTTCAAAAATACGCTGCGCCCTAGCCTGTTTGGCGGGTTGATGTCTCTGGCAGGAACAGCACTGGGCGCCGGCGATGTCGAGTTTAATACGGATGTGCTCGACCTGATGGACCGCAGCAATATTGACTTGTCTCAATTTGCGCGCAGCGGTTTTATTTTGCCGGGTACTTACACGATGGTCGTGCAAGTCAATGGCCAGCCTATTCCTGAACAGGCAGTGGCGTTCTACCCACCGGATAAAGATCCCAAAGGCAGTCAGGCGTGTTTGTCGCGCAGCCTGGTAGAACAGTTGAGCCTGAAAGTCTCCGAGGCCGACAAGCTGGCATGGTGGAAGGGCGGCGAGTGTCTGGATATTCAAAGTTTGCCAGGCATGGAAGTCAGTGGTGATCTGGCCACCTCCACGCTGAGTATCAACTTGCCCCAGGCGTACCTGGAGTACAACGCCATTAACTGGGACCCGCCTTCGCGATGGGATGAAGGTGTACCGGGGTTGCTGGTCGACTATAGCCTCACGGCGCAGTCCAACTATCAACGCGGCGATGGCAACCGCAATAACCTCAGTGGTAACGGCACCGTTGGGGCTAACGCTGGCGCCTGGCGCTTGCGGGCCGACTGGCAGGGGCGCGTCGAACGTGGCCCGCAGGAAGCGGCCGGGCCGCAAAGGCTTGAGTGGAGCCGCTACTACGCGTACCGCGCCATCCCTGCGCTGAAGGCACGTTTGGTGGTGGGCGAGAACTACCTGTATTCGGACCTGTTTGACAGCTTCCGCTTCACCGGTGCCGCGCTCAACTCGGATGAAAGCCAGTTGCCACCCAACTTGCGTGGCTACGCGCCGGAAGTGGTCGGGGTGGCCAAGACCAACGCCAAGGTCATCATCAGCCAGCAGGGGCGCGTGCTCTATGAAACCCTGGTCGCAGCCGGGCCCTATCGCATCCAGGATCTGCAGGACGCGGTAACGGGCAAGCTGGATGTGCGGGTGGAAGAACAGGATGGTTCGGTGCACAGCTTTCAGATGGACACTGCGGGTGTTCCTTACCTGACGCGCCCAGGGCAGGTTCGCTACAAGCTGGCGACTGGCCGACCGTCCAATCTTCAGAACGGCTCCGATGGCAACGTTTTTGGTACCGGCGAGTTTTCCTGGGGCATCAGCAATGGCTGGTCGTTGTTCGGCGGCGGCATGAGCGATAACAACTATCGGGCGTTATCGGTCGGGGCTGGCCGGGACTTACTGTCGTTCGGTGCCGTCTCGCTGGATGTGACGCAGTCGCGCGCCGAGGTCTGGCGCGAGACGCTCTCGGGCAAATCCTATCGCCTTCAGTATTCCAAGAACTTTGAAGAGTACGACAGCCAAGTGACCTTCGCCGGTTACCGGTTTTCCGAGAAAAACTTCTTGAGCATGAGCGAATACCTGGACGCCCGGTATTACGGCTTGAACGGGGAACTCGGCGGGCGGGGCGATTATCGCGACCCCAGTGAAGGGTGGAAGCCGATTGGTGGCAGCAAGGCGCTGTATACGGTCACGGTCAACAAGCAGTTTCGCGACCTGGGCGCCACTGTCTACGCCAGCTACAACAAGCAAACCTATTGGGATCGGCCAGACACGCAGCGCTGGAACCTGTCGCTGTCGCGCTACTTCAATGTGGGCACGGTCAAGAACATGAGCCTGTCTCTGAACATGTACCGCACCGAGGACTACAACTACAAAGACAACGGCATGGCCGTTACCGTCAGCCTGCCCCTGGGGCGCACCGGCACATTGTCGATGGACGCCGACCGGACCGCCGGCAAGAACAGCTTTACGACGCGCTACAGCGATCGTCTCGATGAACGCAACAGTTATCAGCTCAGTGCCAGCGATTCGTCCGCCAGTGGTTACTTGAGCCATACAGGCGACCAGGCCGATATCAACGTCAGTGCCAGCACTCAAGAGGGCGGCTACAGCCGCCTTGATGTGTCGGCGCGTGGCGGTGGCACGCTCACGCAATATGGCGCGGCCTTGCACCGTACCACCAGCACCGGCGGCACGCGCCTGATGCTCGATACCGGTGGTGTACCCGACGTGCCGGTGCGCGGTTACGGCTCGCCGACCCGCAGCAATGCCTTCGGCAAAGCGGTTATTTCCGATATCAGCAGCTATCAGCGTACGGCAGCCAGCGTGGATCTGGAGCGCTTGCCGAGCACGGTCGAAGCCACGCAATCGGTCACGCAGTTGACGCTCACCGAAGGGGCGATTGGTTATCGCTCGTTGAGCGTGATTGCCGGTGAAAAAGCCATGGCGATTCTGCGCCTGCCGGATGGCAGTTCGCCGCCCTTTGGCGCCACGGTGAAGAACCTCAAGCAACAGGACACCGGGATTGTGAATGACGGCGGCAATGTCTACCTCAGCGGTATTCGTGCCGGGGAACAGATGGTCGTCAGTTGGGGCGGTGACGAACGCTGCCTGCTCACGCTGCCTGCCACGTTGCCTGCGGATGGGTTGACCGACGCCCTGCAACTGCACTGCCAGGTGGTAGCCACAGACCCACCCTTGGCTGAACCCGCCGTACTGACCGGCAAGCCCACTGATACGGAGAACACATCCTCATGATGCCCAACACACGACTCACCTCCCAGGCCTTGGCTCTGCTGGTCCTGGCCCTGAGCCAGAGCGCCAACGCCGCCGTCGGCCTGGACCGTACCCGCGTGATTTTTGATGGCGGCAAAGACGCCACCAGCGTGAATATCACCAACAACAATACCCAGTTGCCGTATCTGGCCCAGGGCTGGATCGAGGACGAGGCGGGTCAAAAAATCACCTCGCCGTTGATCGTGCTGCCGCCGGTTCAACGCTTGGAGCCTGGCAAACAAAGCCAAGTGAAAGTCCAGGCGCTGCCGGCGGCCAAGTCGCTGCCGCAGGACCGGGAGACGGTCTACTACTTCAACCTGCGGGAAATTCCGCCCCGCAGCGACAAGTCCAACACCCTGCAAATTGCCTTGCAGACCCGCATCAAATTGTTCTACCGGCCGCAAGCCATTACGCCGAGCCAGCAGGACCTCTCCAACCCCTGGCAGCAGAAACTCACCCTGACCCGCCAAGGTGACCAATACCGGGTCAACAACCCGACGCCTTACTACGTGACCCTGGTGGACGCGCGCAGCAGCAAGGAGGGCAAAACCGTGGAGGGCTTTGCGCCCCTGATGATCCCGCCCAAGGAGGGCTTGACCTTGGGCCCCTCTGCCAAGGCGCTGGGTACGGCGCCTTACCTGGCCTATGTGAATGACTACGGCGGGCGCCCGCTCCTGGCGTTCACCTGCACGGGTGACACGTGCAACGTGAACGTGCAGGCCTCATCGCCTAATTGAGTAATGCCAGCTGCTGGAGAACATCATGAAGTCGCAACGTGTGAAGGTCTTGGGCGGCCTGTTATGGGTCTTGGCGGCGGGCGTTCACGCCGCCGAGGACGACGAAGATATCGAAGGAATGAGTGGGATGTTGAATGTGCTCGGCTCTATGCATGAGTCGCCTTGCAGCCTGGATATGACCTCACTGCACCAAACGGTTGAACTGGACGCCGTGTCGACCAACCAGTTGCAACGGCCCGGCGACCAGGCGACGGCCAAGGCATTCCAGCTGCGGTTTACCGATTGCCTGCGCACTGCCGGCCGAGTGCGCAACGAACGCACGGGAAACCTGACATGGAGTGCTTACCAACCGGTGCTGTCGGTAACCTTTGATGCGCCGGCCGATGCCGATGACCCACGGCTGGTCAAAGTGCAAGGCATCACCGGGATGGGCCTGCAATTGACCGACGCCTTGGGCCGCGACGTACAGCTGGGCTCAAGGGGCCAACCCTTGTTTTTGCCCGTAGGCCGCAACACCCAGACCTGGCGTGTTCGACCTACGCGCACCTCGGCGCCGTTGACCAGCGGGGCATTCAAGGCCGTGGTGCAATTCAGGCTCAACTATGAGTAAGGGCAGAGCGATGGCTAAATCATTCGGCCTGTGGGCCATTCTTATCGGTGGCGGCTTGCTGTGGGCGGCCAGCCAAGGTGTGCAGGCTGATACCAGCCTGACCATCCGCGCGGTCATCATCGCGCCGCCGCCTTGCGTGATTAACAGTGGCACAACCCTGGATGTGCCGTTTGGCAACGACCTGCAGACGTCACGGGTAGACGGGGTCAATTACCGTCGTGACGTGCCCTATACCGTCACCTGTGATTCCCCGTTCAGCAACGCCCTGACCCTGGAACTCAAAGGCACCGGCGCCGGGTTCGACAGCCGCGTGCTGTCGACCCGCAAGGCCGACCTTGGGGTCAAGCTGTTCGTGAATGGCGCTGACTGGCCGTTGAATACGGCGGTGAATTTTACCTATCCCAACTTCCCGGCAGTACAGGCGGTGCCCGTCAAACGCGTGGGCAGCAAGCTGACCGGCGGTGCATTTGATGCCGCCGCAACCCTGGTGGTCGATTACCAATGACGAGGAATGCTCAATGACATTTTGGCAGCAACGCGTGTTGCTCACCTTGTGTTCCATCGGCCTTTGCAGTGGTGCGTCGGCCAACCTGACCTTCAGCGGTACGCTGAATGAACCGCCGCCGTGCACGATCGACAGCGGCAACACCATTGAGGTGGATTTTGGCGATGTGGGGGTAAAACGCGTCGACGGTGTGAAATACCGCCGGGGCGTCGGCTATGCCATCAACTGTGGCACCGACACATTGCCCTGGGAGCTCAAATTGAGCGTCAACGGTACAGCCACCTCGTTTGACGGTGCAGCGGTGCAGACCAGCGTACCGGCGCTGGGCATTCGGGTGTTCCAGAATAACCTGCCATTTCCACTCAATACGCCGCTGGACATCATCCTGTCGTCACCGCCGACATTGGAGGTGGTGCCCGTGCAACAGCCAGGCGCCACATTAACCCCCGCGCGGTTCACGGCCGTGGCCACATTGTTGGCTGAATACCAGTAGGAGCTGAGTCGATGCGAGACCAAATTTTGCATAAGGGCGGGCTGGCGCTGCTGCTCACCTTCGGCCTGATTCCTGTGGGGCAGGGCGCGGACAACCTGGTGTTCAAGGGCAACCTGGTGGAGGAGGCCTGCACCATCCGCCCAGGCGATGAGGCCATCACGCTGGAACTCTGGGATGTCACCAGCAAGCACCTCTATATCAACACGCGAACCGTCGGCAAGCGCTTCCAACTGCACCTTGAGGAGTGTGACACCAGCATTGGCAACACCGTGACCATCACCTTCGGCGGTACCGAAAATGGCGAACTTCCGGGTTTGCTCGCGCTGGACGGTGGCAGTGGCGCCTCGGGGATTGGCGTCGGTATCGAGACATTAAGCGATAAGCCATTGCCCTTGAATGCCGTCAGCGATGAACAGGTATTAAGCGATGGCAGCAATGTGATCGAACTCAAGGCTTACGTGAAAGGCGAGCCGACGGCTATCCGCGATCAAACCATTGGGCACGGTGCGTACACGGTGACCTCGACTTTTACGTTGGACTATCCGTAGCAGCGTGTTGCCCTCAAGACCGCGAGCGGTGAAGGCTCGTTGGGCAGTATCTGGATAGGCAAGAGCAAGAGAGATCAAAATGAAAGCACTTTTGGGAGCCTTCGCGCTTCTCGCCCTGACGGGTGTTGCGACGACCGCGCAAGCCGTTGATTGCCGTGTTAACGGCGGGCCTTGGCAAAATGGCAACCCCAACCTGCAGGTGCCGGTCACGGTCACCTTGGCTGCAGATCGCACGAGGCTCATGCTCGAAGGGGCAAGGCTGGAATGTCGGTTTACCTATAGCGGCGGCCCCGCTTGGCATACGGACTTCTGGACCAGTGGGAGCGCCGCAGGCACGGCCTGGACTCCAGGCCCAAAATTTGCCGGCGAAGGCACCGGTTTGCGCATCAATGGTGTGTTCCGAAATACACCGGTGCCGTCCGGCATCGGGATCGCGAACATCCCCAACAACGGGGTCTTTTACCCGATCGATGTCACACCCTATATTTTGCTGCGTAACTACCCGTCCAATCCGTTCGATGTTCGCATCGGCGACAACCTGGGGCTGTTGCGCCTTACCAGTTCGAACAACTACGACGGCACCCGGCCGCAGCTTACCGTCACCTACACTGCTGCCAACAACTTTACCGTCTCCCCGTCCACCTGCACGATCAACAATAACAACCCGATCGAAATCAACTTCGGCACCGTGC
The window above is part of the Pseudomonas sp. KBS0710 genome. Proteins encoded here:
- the pap gene encoding polyphosphate:AMP phosphotransferase, which gives rise to MFESAEIGHAIDKDTYDAEVPALREALLEVQYELQQQKRFPVIILINGVEGAGKGETVKLLNEWMDPRLIEVRTFDQQTDEELARPPAWRYWRQLPAKGRMGIFFGNWYSQMLQSRVHGQIKDARLDQAIAGAERLEKMLCDEGALIFKFWFHLSKKQMKARLKALADDPLHSWRISPLDWQQSETYDKFVHFGERILRRTSRDYAPWHVIEGVDAHYRSLTVGKILLESLQNALKLPKGKASGMNPAPLIASVDKKSLLDSLDLTLRLEKDDYEEQLITEQARFSGLMRDKRMRKHALITVFEGNDAAGKGGAIRRVAAALDPRQYHIVPIAAPSEDERAQPYLWRFWQKIPARGMFTVFDRSWYGRVLVERIEGFCTPADWMRAYGEINDFEEQLRDAGVIVVKFWLAIDKDTQLERFQAREEIPFKRFKITEDDWRNRDKWDDYRAAVGDMVDRTSTEVSPWTLVEANDKRWARVKVLRTINRALEEAFDKTDKHDKKKKK
- a CDS encoding fimbrial protein gives rise to the protein MRDQILHKGGLALLLTFGLIPVGQGADNLVFKGNLVEEACTIRPGDEAITLELWDVTSKHLYINTRTVGKRFQLHLEECDTSIGNTVTITFGGTENGELPGLLALDGGSGASGIGVGIETLSDKPLPLNAVSDEQVLSDGSNVIELKAYVKGEPTAIRDQTIGHGAYTVTSTFTLDYP
- a CDS encoding fimbrial protein, with product MAKSFGLWAILIGGGLLWAASQGVQADTSLTIRAVIIAPPPCVINSGTTLDVPFGNDLQTSRVDGVNYRRDVPYTVTCDSPFSNALTLELKGTGAGFDSRVLSTRKADLGVKLFVNGADWPLNTAVNFTYPNFPAVQAVPVKRVGSKLTGGAFDAAATLVVDYQ
- a CDS encoding fimbrial protein, translated to MKSQRVKVLGGLLWVLAAGVHAAEDDEDIEGMSGMLNVLGSMHESPCSLDMTSLHQTVELDAVSTNQLQRPGDQATAKAFQLRFTDCLRTAGRVRNERTGNLTWSAYQPVLSVTFDAPADADDPRLVKVQGITGMGLQLTDALGRDVQLGSRGQPLFLPVGRNTQTWRVRPTRTSAPLTSGAFKAVVQFRLNYE
- a CDS encoding thiolase family protein; translation: MREVVIVDSVRTGLAKSFRGKFNQTRPDDMAAHCVNALLTRNGIDPATVEDCIVGAGSNEGAQGYNIGRNVAVLSQLGTGTAGMTLNRFCSSGLQAIAIAANQIASGCSDIIVAGGVESISLTMKSVNTDNLINPLLKEQVPGIYFPMGQTAEIVARRYNVSREDQDLYALQSQQRTAQAQADGLFNDEIVPMAVQYKVEDKHTGEVQVLDGVVDRDDCNRPDTTLASLNGLKPVFAEDGSVTAGNSSQLSDGASMTLVMSLEKALQLGLTPKAFFRGFTVAGCEPDEMGIGPVFSVPKLLKAKGLQVADIDLWELNEAFASQCLYARNRLQIDNAKYNVNGGSISIGHPFGMTGSRQVGHLVRELQRRNLRYGIVTMCVGGGMGATGLFEAVR
- a CDS encoding fimbrial protein, which codes for MTFWQQRVLLTLCSIGLCSGASANLTFSGTLNEPPPCTIDSGNTIEVDFGDVGVKRVDGVKYRRGVGYAINCGTDTLPWELKLSVNGTATSFDGAAVQTSVPALGIRVFQNNLPFPLNTPLDIILSSPPTLEVVPVQQPGATLTPARFTAVATLLAEYQ
- a CDS encoding fimbria/pilus periplasmic chaperone, translating into MMPNTRLTSQALALLVLALSQSANAAVGLDRTRVIFDGGKDATSVNITNNNTQLPYLAQGWIEDEAGQKITSPLIVLPPVQRLEPGKQSQVKVQALPAAKSLPQDRETVYYFNLREIPPRSDKSNTLQIALQTRIKLFYRPQAITPSQQDLSNPWQQKLTLTRQGDQYRVNNPTPYYVTLVDARSSKEGKTVEGFAPLMIPPKEGLTLGPSAKALGTAPYLAYVNDYGGRPLLAFTCTGDTCNVNVQASSPN
- a CDS encoding fimbrial protein; protein product: MNTFIRLAFASSLTTFIGPCVFAQATSQGDGVVLLGGEVVDSACGLELSSIDQTIEMPPEPVGRLLRNTRGEDHPFQLRLVNCTLTRPDPSRPGATLPDWEHMRVTFDGATDRAGLSFAVSGASQGVALHIIDAAGEESIPGQRMSPTPLSVGDMTLNYRFYLVGNGLPLVVGAHTAAVRFKLEYF
- a CDS encoding outer membrane usher protein, whose translation is MLNTAKFKNTLRPSLFGGLMSLAGTALGAGDVEFNTDVLDLMDRSNIDLSQFARSGFILPGTYTMVVQVNGQPIPEQAVAFYPPDKDPKGSQACLSRSLVEQLSLKVSEADKLAWWKGGECLDIQSLPGMEVSGDLATSTLSINLPQAYLEYNAINWDPPSRWDEGVPGLLVDYSLTAQSNYQRGDGNRNNLSGNGTVGANAGAWRLRADWQGRVERGPQEAAGPQRLEWSRYYAYRAIPALKARLVVGENYLYSDLFDSFRFTGAALNSDESQLPPNLRGYAPEVVGVAKTNAKVIISQQGRVLYETLVAAGPYRIQDLQDAVTGKLDVRVEEQDGSVHSFQMDTAGVPYLTRPGQVRYKLATGRPSNLQNGSDGNVFGTGEFSWGISNGWSLFGGGMSDNNYRALSVGAGRDLLSFGAVSLDVTQSRAEVWRETLSGKSYRLQYSKNFEEYDSQVTFAGYRFSEKNFLSMSEYLDARYYGLNGELGGRGDYRDPSEGWKPIGGSKALYTVTVNKQFRDLGATVYASYNKQTYWDRPDTQRWNLSLSRYFNVGTVKNMSLSLNMYRTEDYNYKDNGMAVTVSLPLGRTGTLSMDADRTAGKNSFTTRYSDRLDERNSYQLSASDSSASGYLSHTGDQADINVSASTQEGGYSRLDVSARGGGTLTQYGAALHRTTSTGGTRLMLDTGGVPDVPVRGYGSPTRSNAFGKAVISDISSYQRTAASVDLERLPSTVEATQSVTQLTLTEGAIGYRSLSVIAGEKAMAILRLPDGSSPPFGATVKNLKQQDTGIVNDGGNVYLSGIRAGEQMVVSWGGDERCLLTLPATLPADGLTDALQLHCQVVATDPPLAEPAVLTGKPTDTENTSS
- a CDS encoding fimbrial protein, whose amino-acid sequence is MKTKMKAALLSIGLLAGSISVAQAADGTVTFLGSVHSGACSIKPDSVDQTVRLGAIAKHQLESGGKSEARRVLIELEGCDLSGLTDNTVTTTFTGAPSSAVPGAIGTVGGAGGVGIMMTHGGDLIELGTPTTPQAIAAGNNTLEFGAYVQGAATDPIIPGDFSAVTNFTLAYQ